A section of the Apodemus sylvaticus chromosome 10, mApoSyl1.1, whole genome shotgun sequence genome encodes:
- the Nde1 gene encoding nuclear distribution protein nudE homolog 1 isoform X4 translates to MEDSGKTFGSEEEETNYWRDLAMTYKQRAENTQEELREFQEGSREYEAELETQLQQIETRNRDLLSENNRLRMELESVKEKFEMQHSEGYRQISALEDDLAQTKAIKDQLQKYIRELEQANDDLERAKRATIMSLEDFEQRLNQAIERNAFLESELDEKENLLESVQRLKDEARDLRQELAVQQKQDKPRTPMPGSGQAQRTDMAVQATGSVPSTPVAHRGPSSGLNTPGMFRRGLDSSSSGTPLTPAARISALNIVGDLLRKVGIGYQLPLVVQVHN, encoded by the exons ATGGAGGACTCTGGGAAGACTTTTGGAtcagaggaggaagaaacaaaCTATTGGAGAGACCTGGCCATGACCTACAAGCAGAG GGCAGAGAATACACAGGAGGAACTCCGAGAATTCCAGGAAGGAAGCCGGGAATATGAAGCTGAATTGGAGACTCAGCTGCAGCAAATTGAAACCAGGAACCGGGACCTATTGTCAGAGAACAACCGCCTTCGAATGGAGCTGGAGTCTGTAAAG GAGAAGTTTGAAATGCAGCATTCAGAAGGTTACCGGCAGATCTCGGCCTTGGAGGATGACCTGGCTCAGACGAAAGCCATTAAAGACCAACTGCAGAAATATATCAGGGAACTGGAACAAGCCAATGATGACTTGGAAAGAGCTAAACG AGCCACAATCATGTCCCTGGAAGACTTTGAGCAGCGTTTGAATCAAGCCATTGAAAGAAATGCCTTCCTGGAGAGTGAGCTGGATGAGAAGGAGAATCTTCTAGAATCTGTGCAGAGGCTGAAGGATGAAGCCCGAG ATCTGCGGCAGGAATTGGCTGTGCAGCAGAAGCAAGACAAGCCCCGGACACCCATGCCAGGCTCAGGACAAGCCCAAAGGACAGACATGGCGGTGCAAGCCACAGGCTCTGTGCCTTCTACTCCAGTAGCTCACCGAGGACCTAGCTCTGGTTTGAACACGCCAGGAATGTTCAGACGTG GTCTGGACAGCTCCAGTAGTGGGACCCCACTCACACCTGCAGCCAGGATATCAGCCCTAAACATCGTTGGGGACCTGCTTCGGAAAGTTGGG
- the Nde1 gene encoding nuclear distribution protein nudE homolog 1 isoform X1 codes for MEDSGKTFGSEEEETNYWRDLAMTYKQRAENTQEELREFQEGSREYEAELETQLQQIETRNRDLLSENNRLRMELESVKEKFEMQHSEGYRQISALEDDLAQTKAIKDQLQKYIRELEQANDDLERAKRATIMSLEDFEQRLNQAIERNAFLESELDEKENLLESVQRLKDEARDLRQELAVQQKQDKPRTPMPGSGQAQRTDMAVQATGSVPSTPVAHRGPSSGLNTPGMFRRGLDSSSSGTPLTPAARISALNIVGDLLRKVGALESKLASCRNFMYDQSPSRTSGPASGRGARNRDGVDRRPGSTSVGDKGSGKRLEFGKPASEPASPALPSTHGVVTLLL; via the exons ATGGAGGACTCTGGGAAGACTTTTGGAtcagaggaggaagaaacaaaCTATTGGAGAGACCTGGCCATGACCTACAAGCAGAG GGCAGAGAATACACAGGAGGAACTCCGAGAATTCCAGGAAGGAAGCCGGGAATATGAAGCTGAATTGGAGACTCAGCTGCAGCAAATTGAAACCAGGAACCGGGACCTATTGTCAGAGAACAACCGCCTTCGAATGGAGCTGGAGTCTGTAAAG GAGAAGTTTGAAATGCAGCATTCAGAAGGTTACCGGCAGATCTCGGCCTTGGAGGATGACCTGGCTCAGACGAAAGCCATTAAAGACCAACTGCAGAAATATATCAGGGAACTGGAACAAGCCAATGATGACTTGGAAAGAGCTAAACG AGCCACAATCATGTCCCTGGAAGACTTTGAGCAGCGTTTGAATCAAGCCATTGAAAGAAATGCCTTCCTGGAGAGTGAGCTGGATGAGAAGGAGAATCTTCTAGAATCTGTGCAGAGGCTGAAGGATGAAGCCCGAG ATCTGCGGCAGGAATTGGCTGTGCAGCAGAAGCAAGACAAGCCCCGGACACCCATGCCAGGCTCAGGACAAGCCCAAAGGACAGACATGGCGGTGCAAGCCACAGGCTCTGTGCCTTCTACTCCAGTAGCTCACCGAGGACCTAGCTCTGGTTTGAACACGCCAGGAATGTTCAGACGTG GTCTGGACAGCTCCAGTAGTGGGACCCCACTCACACCTGCAGCCAGGATATCAGCCCTAAACATCGTTGGGGACCTGCTTCGGAAAGTTGGG GCCCTGGAGTCCAAACTAGCATCATGCAGGAACTTCATGTATGACCAGTCCCCAAGCCGGACAAGCGGGCCAGCCTCAGGGCGAGGAGCCAGAAACAGAGATGGTGTTGACAGAAGGCCAGGCAGCACCAGTGTGGGCGATAAAGG GTCAGGAAAGCGCTTGGAGTTTGGGAAGCCAGCCTCAGAGCCAGCATCACCAGCACTGCCTTCGACCCACGGTGTGGTCACGCTTTTGCTTTAG
- the Nde1 gene encoding nuclear distribution protein nudE homolog 1 isoform X3, with protein sequence MEDSGKTFGSEEEETNYWRDLAMTYKQRAENTQEELREFQEGSREYEAELETQLQQIETRNRDLLSENNRLRMELESVKEKFEMQHSEGYRQISALEDDLAQTKAIKDQLQKYIRELEQANDDLERAKRATIMSLEDFEQRLNQAIERNAFLESELDEKENLLESVQRLKDEARDLRQELAVQQKQDKPRTPMPGSGQAQRTDMAVQATGSVPSTPVAHRGPSSGLNTPGMFRRGLDSSSSGTPLTPAARISALNIVGDLLRKVGALESKLASCRNFMYDQSPSRTSGPASGRGARNRDGVDRRPGSTSVGDKGREN encoded by the exons ATGGAGGACTCTGGGAAGACTTTTGGAtcagaggaggaagaaacaaaCTATTGGAGAGACCTGGCCATGACCTACAAGCAGAG GGCAGAGAATACACAGGAGGAACTCCGAGAATTCCAGGAAGGAAGCCGGGAATATGAAGCTGAATTGGAGACTCAGCTGCAGCAAATTGAAACCAGGAACCGGGACCTATTGTCAGAGAACAACCGCCTTCGAATGGAGCTGGAGTCTGTAAAG GAGAAGTTTGAAATGCAGCATTCAGAAGGTTACCGGCAGATCTCGGCCTTGGAGGATGACCTGGCTCAGACGAAAGCCATTAAAGACCAACTGCAGAAATATATCAGGGAACTGGAACAAGCCAATGATGACTTGGAAAGAGCTAAACG AGCCACAATCATGTCCCTGGAAGACTTTGAGCAGCGTTTGAATCAAGCCATTGAAAGAAATGCCTTCCTGGAGAGTGAGCTGGATGAGAAGGAGAATCTTCTAGAATCTGTGCAGAGGCTGAAGGATGAAGCCCGAG ATCTGCGGCAGGAATTGGCTGTGCAGCAGAAGCAAGACAAGCCCCGGACACCCATGCCAGGCTCAGGACAAGCCCAAAGGACAGACATGGCGGTGCAAGCCACAGGCTCTGTGCCTTCTACTCCAGTAGCTCACCGAGGACCTAGCTCTGGTTTGAACACGCCAGGAATGTTCAGACGTG GTCTGGACAGCTCCAGTAGTGGGACCCCACTCACACCTGCAGCCAGGATATCAGCCCTAAACATCGTTGGGGACCTGCTTCGGAAAGTTGGG GCCCTGGAGTCCAAACTAGCATCATGCAGGAACTTCATGTATGACCAGTCCCCAAGCCGGACAAGCGGGCCAGCCTCAGGGCGAGGAGCCAGAAACAGAGATGGTGTTGACAGAAGGCCAGGCAGCACCAGTGTGGGCGATAAAGG GAGAGAAAATTGA
- the Nde1 gene encoding nuclear distribution protein nudE homolog 1 isoform X2, translating to MEDSGKTFGSEEEETNYWRDLAMTYKQRAENTQEELREFQEGSREYEAELETQLQQIETRNRDLLSENNRLRMELESVKEKFEMQHSEGYRQISALEDDLAQTKAIKDQLQKYIRELEQANDDLERAKRATIMSLEDFEQRLNQAIERNAFLESELDEKENLLESVQRLKDEARDLRQELAVQQKQDKPRTPMPGSGQAQRTDMAVQATGSVPSTPVAHRGPSSGLNTPGMFRRGLDSSSSGTPLTPAARISALNIVGDLLRKVGALESKLASCRNFMYDQSPSRTSGPASGRGARNRDGVDRRPGSTSVGDKGSVGGHPL from the exons ATGGAGGACTCTGGGAAGACTTTTGGAtcagaggaggaagaaacaaaCTATTGGAGAGACCTGGCCATGACCTACAAGCAGAG GGCAGAGAATACACAGGAGGAACTCCGAGAATTCCAGGAAGGAAGCCGGGAATATGAAGCTGAATTGGAGACTCAGCTGCAGCAAATTGAAACCAGGAACCGGGACCTATTGTCAGAGAACAACCGCCTTCGAATGGAGCTGGAGTCTGTAAAG GAGAAGTTTGAAATGCAGCATTCAGAAGGTTACCGGCAGATCTCGGCCTTGGAGGATGACCTGGCTCAGACGAAAGCCATTAAAGACCAACTGCAGAAATATATCAGGGAACTGGAACAAGCCAATGATGACTTGGAAAGAGCTAAACG AGCCACAATCATGTCCCTGGAAGACTTTGAGCAGCGTTTGAATCAAGCCATTGAAAGAAATGCCTTCCTGGAGAGTGAGCTGGATGAGAAGGAGAATCTTCTAGAATCTGTGCAGAGGCTGAAGGATGAAGCCCGAG ATCTGCGGCAGGAATTGGCTGTGCAGCAGAAGCAAGACAAGCCCCGGACACCCATGCCAGGCTCAGGACAAGCCCAAAGGACAGACATGGCGGTGCAAGCCACAGGCTCTGTGCCTTCTACTCCAGTAGCTCACCGAGGACCTAGCTCTGGTTTGAACACGCCAGGAATGTTCAGACGTG GTCTGGACAGCTCCAGTAGTGGGACCCCACTCACACCTGCAGCCAGGATATCAGCCCTAAACATCGTTGGGGACCTGCTTCGGAAAGTTGGG GCCCTGGAGTCCAAACTAGCATCATGCAGGAACTTCATGTATGACCAGTCCCCAAGCCGGACAAGCGGGCCAGCCTCAGGGCGAGGAGCCAGAAACAGAGATGGTGTTGACAGAAGGCCAGGCAGCACCAGTGTGGGCGATAAAGG GTCAGTGGGAGGCCATCctctatag